ACTAAAGATGAGGACTGTTTACCTAATGACCCGGAGAAAGTATCTTGGAAGGTTTCAGCCAATTCTTCTAATGGAGTTTCCTCTGGTTTTTCTGGAGTGTTTCCAAATTCCTTACCTAAATCACctaaaatttcattttggACAGTAGATTTACCACCAACCAAATCCTTAATTGTCTTTGACATCGAGATGCCATCTAAAggtttctttaatttatgaGCTACCAAAACATTCAAAACTAGAGCAGCCTTAACCGGTTCTTCGGATAATGCAGCAGCAGGAGCACTTGAAGTTGGTGCTGGTGCTGAAACTGCAGGGGCATTTGCAACAGGTGCAGCCACTGTAGGAGCGGTAGTTGTTGGCTCTGGTTCCTCAGTTTCTTGAATTTCAGGAGTATAATAAATCTCATTTGCGTCTTTGCCGTAGCATAAAACTTGTCTTTGTAAAGATAAAGCACTATCGTATGATTCatatttacttttaattgttctttGGGCCATACCAGCCAAAGTTGGGGATGGACCAATTTCAACCACTCTTTCAGTGTTGAAGTCCTTTAAGAATACATCTTGAGTTTCAATCCATCTCACAGGAGACGCAAATTGATACGCTAATAATTCTGTTAATAAAACGTGAGCTAATTCTTGCTCAACCTCAGCTTTCATTACCATTTTGTAGAAGTTTTCGCTGTtatgttttgtttttggGTGCTTAACAATCAATGACAATGGATCAAACAAGATCTGGATCAATAacaaaaatcaattattgttttatatatataattatacctataaataaattgacCTTTAACGCACAAATAAGAAACCGGTATTCTCATTCAATATAAAACCAACAAATTGGAATAAGTTACGGAGTTcatagtaataatattatttaagaTACAATTAATTGAGAtgatattcaatatttcaattgaaatattgaaggCGATAAAAGTAAAATCAAAGACAAATCGGCGCACAAGTCATAAGAACCaacaataaaatgaaaatatcaaatattagaGAAGAGAGAAATATTGTTGAACGAACAATTCAAAAGTTTTAGGACGTGCCAATGGTCCAGTTCGTTTCTTTTACCAAAAACGATCACATCGTTGCTCACAATGTAACCATTATAAGCCTTCAttctgttgttgttgttttttcaatttttctgtTGGCGAGAGAGAGAGTGAACTATCAATTCAACGAAAAAGGTATCAACAAGTTCtctttataaaattatttagtCAACTGACTGTGATATCATAGTTTGTAGGCTgcaagaaaatataaaatatatacctCTCTAGATAACGACTACAAGAAATATGTTATTGCTGTAGAGTATTCTCTTTGTAAAGCTCACCAATAAATGTTGAATAAATAGTGTAACTTTGAATAACTCAACTCTGTATGAGCTATATCTTTCTCTTATCATAATCATCAACTCCTTGCTGGAAAGAGCATTATGAAATGCTGACATTGGATGTTCATGTAATCTAGGATATGTGTAACTGATTCATTATTTCAGTGATTAATCATGGAACAGTTGTTATTGTATGTCTATATGCAAGTTGATTGATGTGGTAAACCCTACAACAATGGAATATCATGTATCCGGGTAATACTATCATTTCTATTCAATGAgtttttgttgtttaaaaattttcattaaatttaacaatacaaccatatataaagagaataaagtgataatataaatttataaataatgttaCTCTCTTTATACATGTTGTTTTATCTTATTTTTAGTTCATTCTATGTTAGGCGTTCTCGTTGCTTGGCATTGTTGAGGACCAAGGAGCCATCTGTGAAGGGATTATCATCACTTAAATGTTCAttataattgaatatagGAAATCCCGtttcttatttttgattttgttaTAGGaataacaatttttttataatagaTATTTAATATGTTTATGAACCAAAGACTATTTCAATGCCTTTCATATTactttgtttatttattttgataatttatttatcgaagttgtaaatttttaggattaattaatttagtTGCGACTATACCTATTAATTCACATCCCCAAAgttttttgaaaacttGTCTTTGGAAAATCAATACTCTTCCCTGTTTCCACCCTGATTTATAGGAattaatttctttgtttcaaagtttttaatttattatgaGATTATACTATCGGGACTAAAATATCTAGGGTTACAATTATCTAATCTGTAAATTACTTCATCTGTTGTAtttgttttcaatatcGAGCTGAACTTAGTCGTATTCTTAAACGCGTCTGATGGTTCGATGTATCTCTCTAACTATAAGAATGGCTATCATTAAGTATAGGGTCTAAACATTAGGAAAAAGgctttatttattattattatacaGTATGTTGTTCTTATATAATACTTCTGGTACAGTTACAATTTTTGAAGTCATTTCCACTACTTTAGTCACAGCATGTTATTAACTATTGGGTAATccatctttttttatttgtgGATTATTCAAATAGAAGTGATGTAAGTTTTtgtatttcattaaaatttattttggGAAAAGAAGCGTAAAAGAGTAAAAATAACGTATCGTATCAGTCTTCAtcaactttattattatattattattcgtTCATTTTTGTAGCgtattaaattttttgttgttgttgagTTTGGAAAAACGAGATTCCAAAATGCAAgtttaaataaatgaaaaatgtaattttacttttcatttgaaaattgagagagagagaaagaaaaaaatagattaagattatcaaatatttttattatcacaCTCATTAAACTTGGGTAGCAACAACAGAAGGAACAACGGCAGCGATGATGATAACTACAATGATTAAGAAGCAAACAATATAACATCTTCTCTTATTCTTTCTAGCGTTTTTGGCACTCTTGACGGCCTTATTTGTGTGACCAATACCTTGTTCAACATCTTGCTGAGCAGCTTCGACATTTTGGTCAATAGCTTCGATGTTTTCTTGTTGTTCAACAACTAGTTGTTCCATATCATTGAATAATTGAGTTAACTCAGCCATTGTCTTTTCTAATTGTAACAATTCTTGGTGTCTTGCTTGAACTTCTGCCAAAGCAGTCTTAGCTTCACCACGTCTATTAGCATTTAAAAGAGCCTGAGAGAAAATTTGCTGACCACCGACATCAGTGATAGcatcttcaatttcatcttcagtAGCATCAGGTTGAATAACCTTATATTGTCTAATAGCCTGttgtttattttcttctttataattAGAGTCAATAATTCTATAATCTTGAATTAACTTCAAGAATTTTTGTCTTGAATTTTCAGCTTGAGCTTGTTTATTAGTGTCATGCAAACCTAATCTTTGTgcttctttaattttatcttttaattgatattgtAAATCAGTAGCTTGCGATACCAAATCATTCAAAGAGTTTCTTGTTTGGTTGGCCTGTTCTTCATTGACTTCAGACAATAATCTTTTGTgtaatatatcaatttgaTTGACAATATTCTCATAATTACTTAAATCTTGATTAATTACATTAATACTACTCATGAATTCAACAAAATCATTACCTGATgcattgttattattattaggagtatcatttaattcataGTTCTCCTCGTAAGGATTTTCAGTAGCATATGGATTACTCATtatgaataaatatctttgCAATTGACCTTAGTTTTTTTCCTTTCCGTTCTGATTGTAATTTTACTTgtatgtttttttaaaccaattggaaaaaacacaacaataacaaagatatatatgtatgtatgtatatgaATATCTGTTTTATGTAAGTGAACGATTTACAAGTActaaaaattgaattatacaattgaaaataatagtaaGAACCTGTTTTGAATTGTATATGACATTATAACAAAATGAattcataataataacaattatttttttctctctttaaacaaattagtaaatgaatataatgattattaattttttcttctttggaattcaataaaaagcaaaaaaaaaaagctacatatataagaaaAACTGAATATCACACAAATACACAATCCcatcaattttttgttttactTACTCAGTTCAAATATATCCATGCTCTCTGTGTGTGTGTATCTATCTGTTCGAAtgaaaattggaaaatggAAAATGTGAATTACTAAACAGTGCATGGAAGGTATCTGTTAATTTGAAGTGGGCTAAGCAAGCAACAGCAAGGCGATGAAGAAAGGGACGCAGGACCGGGGAAGACGGGTTTGTGTTCGCTCTCTCGGTGTGTTTCTGTCTCTTGTTACAGAAATTGTCAAGAAATGGACAAAAACCCGCGTAACATTTTGTGGGCGAAGTTGTgttatgtttttttaattatccGTCCGTCGTTCCTTCGTTCCTTCGTTCAAATCACACTTACTGTCTGTTTTCTGGCTTTTGAAGGCTCTTCTACGGTTGTTTGTCTGTGCAGTGGTGCCTCTGTCTCGTACAAAAGTCATCTTTTGGGTACGCGCACATAACACGCgtgtgtatatatgtatcCTTCTGAAGCGTATTGCTAGCAGCTGTTTCGTGGGGAGCGATATGGATGGACATGTGAATTTGAGTAACGGTTCAAACAAAACACAAACACAAACACAAGCATGTAGTTTACATAAGATGAGAACTGTATTGGCATTTTATGGTGGTCTTGATGGCATTTACTACTACACTCAGAAATGCTTCCTCTCACAGTGATGATGTTAATTGGAGGgggaaaagaaaaacatgTTTACATAGTTATGTCTCCTTGCTTTTGTTGAACGGATGTTATTGTATTACTTTTGTTAGAAACATTTATCTGTTTTAGGTTATTCACTGTCTTGataaatcatattttttacagttatatatattaccCGATTGCGTAATCTATTTCTGTTTTTAGAAAActtaatctttttttccGTTTTTTATATACTACCACATGTAGCGGATATTACCCAGAAGAATCATTGTTTACGTTTCGGTTATTTTTGGGCATAGAAATATGCATTTGTTATGCCATGGAAGGAACACGCTGCTTATATTGATCCTTTTCTAACACAAAAATAACTTGTGGAAATtgaatgaaattttatcatGGCCATACACAGAACTAGTATAATGTAAAACAAAACAGAAAAACGCCAGAAATATAGTTGATTAGTCATTATCTATTGTTTTATGGTAAATACAAGTATCATCTCGTTCTCCTCACTACTGGATTCATGGAACGTCGATAAGCATTATATGATAATCCAATTCTGACATTATAAACAAGCAAATGCATGCATTGCATTGAagttttttattgaaatatggACAGGGGTCGGTGTGTTAAATATGGGGGTGTAtgtatattcaaaaaacttgatgtattttttaacatggaaattttttttaaatatgaaaatatacTTACATGATGAGTTTTGATAGCTAGTTGAGTTAGTAAATACGTATTCTTGAACGTAGAATTGATCGATTCTTTATTACTTTCAGTAGCTTCTTGAGAGAAAGAAAATGTTaagaattttaataatttgttttagttttatGTCGGTTTGATTGTTTTCGGAAAGTGATGGCAAATCGCTTGATTAACACCTCAGTAACCTAAATGTAAATAGTTTTAATCTAATATTGTTAGttcatatttttacttTCAGGAGGATTGGAAGGCAATTTGGTTCACCaatattactattttgATAAACGTTCTAATAAGATTTGCATTATTTAACCATTGCGAGAGCgtaaaattaatttagtCACATGACCTTTTTTTCGGACTCGCTAGCGCTTAAGTATGTCTGTTATATTGGAAATTTCagtataatttaaaaaaggACCTAGCTCAAATTATATAAGGACGAGTTCGAAAGATTACATGaagttttgaaaatagtatatttaatgaGAGATGGTTAGACTAAACTATATGcactaaatataaaatttgcCTTTTCTGATTTTGGTTTAATCATATTACATTAGTGATTATGGATAGCATTCTGAAGCTGATAGGGAGTTGTCTCTGTTATGAACATGTATTCTCTAGATATACCGTCCCTGAAGTTACCATCAATGGAGAGAAATATATTGTCAACGAATTAATAGCGGAAGATAACGATTGCTATAAATATACTATCACATCACAGTCTAGTTTAAACAGTGCAAGAGCAAACCCATCATCGGGAAGTGATAATAAtggaaataaatatatactaaAGAGAGTTAATTGTTTTACAATGgaagatttgaaaatagCCCTAACAGAAATCAATTACTACAATACTTTTGATTGTAAGTATATTATGAAGCTAGTAGATTCACAAATACTTCAGCAATATAACGGATTGATTCATGGTGTGCCAGAAATTTCCAATGGCAGTAGTTTAACATTGGGGTCCTCTTACTCAAGTACTTCAACTAATAACATATCAAAGGTTTGCAATATTGTTTTCCCATATTTTCCACTAGGTACAATAGACGATTTGATGAACAA
The Tetrapisispora phaffii CBS 4417 chromosome 8, complete genome DNA segment above includes these coding regions:
- the TPHA0H01870 gene encoding syntaxin (similar to Saccharomyces cerevisiae SSO2 (YMR183C) and SSO1 (YPL232W); ancestral locus Anc_6.258); its protein translation is MSNPYATENPYEENYELNDTPNNNNNASGNDFVEFMSSINVINQDLSNYENIVNQIDILHKRLLSEVNEEQANQTRNSLNDLVSQATDLQYQLKDKIKEAQRLGLHDTNKQAQAENSRQKFLKLIQDYRIIDSNYKEENKQQAIRQYKVIQPDATEDEIEDAITDVGGQQIFSQALLNANRRGEAKTALAEVQARHQELLQLEKTMAELTQLFNDMEQLVVEQQENIEAIDQNVEAAQQDVEQGIGHTNKAVKSAKNARKNKRRCYIVCFLIIVVIIIAAVVPSVVATQV